One window from the genome of Prochlorococcus marinus XMU1411 encodes:
- the nuoK gene encoding NADH-quinone oxidoreductase subunit NuoK: MNLESIPLQAFLIVSSALFCIGIWGLLNSRNAVRVLMSIELMLNAVNINLMAFSSYIDNNLIQGQVFAIFVITVAAAEAAVGLAILLSLYRNRVTVDMESFNLLKW, translated from the coding sequence ATGAATTTAGAATCAATTCCTCTTCAAGCTTTTTTGATAGTATCTTCAGCACTATTTTGCATTGGTATTTGGGGATTATTAAATAGCAGAAATGCAGTCAGAGTTCTTATGAGCATTGAATTAATGCTCAATGCCGTAAATATAAACTTGATGGCGTTTTCTTCCTATATTGATAATAATTTAATTCAAGGACAAGTTTTTGCGATTTTTGTGATTACTGTTGCTGCAGCAGAAGCTGCCGTTGGACTAGCTATATTGTTATCTCTTTACAGGAATAGGGTGACTGTAGATATGGAAAGTTTTAATTTATTAAAGTGGTAA
- the bchM gene encoding magnesium protoporphyrin IX methyltransferase: MTSNKIIEKSEVREYFNGTGFERWNKIYSKSDEINTVQKNIRKGHQKTVDDVISYISNYPELTKKSYCDAGCGVGSLSIPLLRLGIKEIQVSDISSEMIKETKKRINKLGFNQGKIKYAVCDLEKLKGLFDVVICLDVFIHYPQPVAEEMVQHLCDISKEKLIVSFAPYTPVLAVLKNIGKLFPGPSKTTRAYTLKEKGIINAAKEKGFKVVKKKLNQAPFYFSKLIEFEKI, encoded by the coding sequence ATGACGTCAAATAAGATTATCGAAAAAAGTGAAGTTAGGGAGTATTTTAATGGTACTGGCTTTGAAAGATGGAATAAAATTTATAGCAAATCTGATGAAATTAATACAGTTCAGAAAAACATTAGGAAAGGGCATCAAAAAACTGTAGATGATGTGATCTCATACATCAGCAATTATCCTGAACTAACAAAAAAAAGTTATTGTGATGCAGGATGTGGTGTAGGAAGTCTTTCCATACCTTTACTAAGACTTGGTATAAAAGAAATACAGGTGAGCGATATTTCTTCTGAAATGATTAAAGAAACAAAAAAACGCATTAATAAATTAGGTTTTAATCAAGGTAAAATCAAATATGCAGTCTGTGATCTGGAAAAATTAAAAGGATTATTTGATGTTGTAATTTGTTTGGATGTATTTATTCATTATCCTCAACCAGTCGCAGAAGAAATGGTCCAACATCTATGCGATATAAGCAAAGAAAAACTAATCGTTAGCTTTGCTCCTTATACTCCAGTTCTTGCTGTTCTAAAAAATATTGGGAAATTATTTCCTGGGCCAAGTAAAACTACAAGAGCATATACATTAAAAGAAAAGGGCATTATTAATGCTGCTAAAGAAAAAGGATTTAAAGTGGTAAAAAAGAAATTAAATCAAGCTCCTTTTTATTTCTCAAAACTAATTGAATTCGAAAAAATTTAA
- the trpB gene encoding tryptophan synthase subunit beta, with product MVSTFSRQDQNYKNEDLNLPSKEGRFGKYGGQYVPETLMPALFELETAALNAWKDNLFVKELNHLLKTYVGRETPLYEAKRLTEHYKTEKATPKIWLKREDLNHTGAHKINNALGQALLAIRMGKKRIIAETGAGQHGVATATVCARFGLKCIIYMGAEDIKRQSLNVFRMKLLGAEVKVVNSGTATLKDATSEAIRDWVSNVETTHYILGSVAGPHPFPKIVRDFHAVIGEETKKQCMESFGSLPDILLACVGGGSNAMGLFHPFVKNKSVRLIGVEAAGSGVDTDKHAATITKGSVGILHGSMSLLLQDNNGQVQEAHSISAGLDYPGVGPEHSHLKDIGRAEYGSVTDQEALDALRLVSELEGIIPALETSHAFAWLDKLCPTLEKDTHIVINCSGRGDKDVNTVASSLDI from the coding sequence GTGGTAAGTACATTTTCTCGCCAAGATCAAAATTATAAAAATGAAGATTTAAATCTACCCTCCAAAGAGGGTAGATTTGGAAAATATGGTGGTCAATATGTCCCTGAAACACTAATGCCTGCCCTTTTTGAGCTTGAAACAGCTGCATTAAATGCATGGAAAGATAACCTTTTTGTAAAAGAATTAAATCATCTACTTAAGACTTATGTAGGAAGAGAAACACCACTTTATGAGGCCAAAAGACTTACTGAGCATTACAAAACTGAAAAAGCAACTCCAAAAATATGGCTTAAAAGAGAAGATTTAAATCATACTGGTGCTCACAAGATTAATAATGCCCTTGGACAAGCTTTATTAGCAATAAGAATGGGCAAAAAGAGGATAATTGCAGAAACTGGAGCAGGTCAACATGGCGTTGCTACGGCTACTGTTTGTGCAAGATTTGGCTTAAAATGCATTATCTATATGGGTGCAGAGGACATAAAAAGGCAATCCCTTAATGTCTTTAGAATGAAATTGCTAGGAGCTGAAGTGAAAGTTGTCAATTCTGGAACTGCAACACTTAAGGATGCTACTAGTGAAGCCATTAGAGATTGGGTTTCTAATGTCGAAACCACACACTACATTTTAGGATCTGTTGCAGGTCCACACCCCTTCCCAAAGATTGTGAGAGATTTTCATGCAGTTATAGGGGAAGAGACTAAAAAACAATGCATGGAATCGTTTGGTTCTTTACCCGATATTTTACTTGCTTGCGTAGGCGGGGGATCAAATGCAATGGGCCTTTTCCACCCTTTCGTTAAAAATAAATCTGTACGACTAATTGGTGTTGAAGCCGCAGGAAGTGGAGTTGATACTGACAAACATGCTGCAACCATCACCAAAGGATCAGTAGGAATTTTGCATGGATCAATGAGTCTTCTTCTACAAGATAATAATGGTCAAGTACAAGAAGCGCACTCAATAAGTGCGGGTTTAGATTACCCTGGTGTAGGACCTGAACATAGCCATTTAAAAGATATAGGTAGAGCAGAATATGGATCAGTCACAGATCAAGAAGCTTTAGATGCTTTGAGACTTGTTAGTGAACTTGAAGGAATTATACCGGCACTTGAAACGTCCCATGCCTTTGCTTGGCTAGATAAATTATGCCCTACTCTTGAAAAAGATACTCATATAGTCATAAATTGCTCTGGAAGAGGGGACAAAGATGTTAATACTGTTGCATCTTCATTAGATATTTAA
- a CDS encoding NADH-quinone oxidoreductase subunit J, whose product MSIAITTQFICFTVLSLVVIIGALGVVLLESIVYSAFLLGGVFMSVAGLYLLLNASFVAAAQVLVYVGAVNVLIIFAIMLVNKKEDLKPINDIKSRRIISTSICLTLLSLLIRVDLTNVWSLSSPQNSIGEESTIRIGEHLFSDYLLPFEVASVLLLMAMIGAIVLARRDVMSKDISTGLPVDQELIEKSSEPLLTNKN is encoded by the coding sequence ATGTCCATCGCAATAACAACTCAATTTATTTGTTTTACAGTTCTATCTTTAGTTGTCATTATTGGAGCTCTTGGTGTTGTATTGCTCGAAAGTATTGTTTATTCAGCCTTTCTACTTGGGGGAGTGTTCATGAGTGTAGCAGGATTATATCTTCTCTTAAATGCAAGTTTTGTTGCTGCAGCGCAAGTTTTAGTTTATGTGGGTGCAGTTAATGTATTAATAATTTTTGCAATCATGCTAGTTAACAAGAAAGAAGATTTAAAACCTATCAATGACATTAAATCTAGGAGAATCATATCAACATCGATATGTTTAACCCTACTAAGCCTCCTAATAAGAGTTGACTTGACCAATGTATGGAGCCTATCAAGTCCTCAAAACTCTATCGGTGAAGAATCAACTATTAGGATTGGTGAGCATCTATTTAGTGATTATTTACTCCCATTTGAAGTAGCTTCAGTTTTACTTTTAATGGCAATGATTGGGGCTATTGTTTTAGCTAGAAGAGATGTAATGAGCAAAGATATTTCGACTGGACTCCCTGTTGATCAAGAGTTAATTGAAAAATCATCAGAACCATTACTTACAAATAAAAATTAA
- a CDS encoding rhodanese-like domain-containing protein, protein MGNYPKSINASSLNDWFDSKKEDPVLIDVREQSELEIARFSQEFLHIPISTVTFEYVKEIFDGLLDREIVVTCHAGVRSYNFCQWCLDNNLVSVIWNLEEGIDGWSRYIDPSISRY, encoded by the coding sequence TTGGGAAATTATCCAAAATCTATCAATGCTTCTAGTCTCAATGATTGGTTTGATTCTAAGAAAGAAGATCCAGTCTTGATTGATGTAAGAGAACAGTCAGAGCTCGAAATAGCTCGTTTTTCACAAGAATTCTTACACATTCCAATTAGTACAGTCACATTTGAATATGTTAAAGAAATATTTGATGGTTTACTAGATAGAGAAATAGTTGTTACTTGTCATGCAGGGGTACGAAGTTATAACTTTTGTCAGTGGTGCCTGGATAATAATTTAGTGAGCGTAATATGGAATTTGGAGGAGGGTATTGATGGATGGAGTAGATATATTGACCCATCAATTTCTAGGTATTGA
- the ndhI gene encoding NAD(P)H-quinone oxidoreductase subunit I: MNNFLQQINSYIKEAFNAGKYLYNGISVTFDHLRRRPVTVQYPYEKLIPSERYRGRIHYEFDKCIACEVCVRVCPINLPVVDWVMNKETKKKELRNYSIDFGVCIFCGNCVEYCPTNCLSMTEEYELATFDRHNLNFDNVALGRLPTNVTTDPSVKPLRELAYLPKGVMDPHEIPASDSRVGKLPEEVYDWMKPESNENNDKVSNPTN, translated from the coding sequence ATGAACAATTTCCTTCAACAAATAAACAGTTATATCAAAGAAGCATTTAATGCTGGTAAATATTTATACAATGGTATATCTGTAACTTTTGATCATCTTCGAAGAAGACCTGTTACTGTTCAATATCCATATGAAAAATTAATACCTTCTGAAAGATATAGAGGAAGAATACATTATGAATTCGATAAATGTATTGCTTGTGAAGTTTGTGTGAGAGTATGTCCAATAAATCTACCAGTAGTTGATTGGGTAATGAATAAAGAAACCAAAAAAAAGGAACTGAGAAATTATTCAATAGATTTTGGAGTTTGTATATTTTGCGGAAATTGTGTTGAATATTGTCCAACTAATTGTCTTTCAATGACCGAAGAATATGAATTAGCTACTTTCGATAGACACAATCTAAATTTCGATAATGTCGCTCTTGGTAGACTTCCTACAAACGTCACAACTGATCCATCAGTCAAACCTCTAAGAGAACTTGCCTATCTCCCTAAAGGTGTCATGGATCCTCATGAAATCCCAGCTTCAGATTCTAGAGTTGGTAAATTACCTGAAGAAGTTTATGATTGGATGAAACCTGAATCCAATGAAAATAATGATAAAGTTTCTAATCCAACTAATTAA
- a CDS encoding translation initiation factor SUI1, translating into MGKKNWIEFDNQEKKSEETLKLDTFTKRSKIIISKQKKGKKGKTITLIKGLGTEDEILLKELLKKIKVFCGTGGILIDSNIQLQGDMVLKSIEFLRKEGFHNL; encoded by the coding sequence ATGGGAAAAAAAAATTGGATCGAATTTGATAATCAAGAAAAAAAATCTGAAGAAACATTAAAGTTAGATACTTTTACTAAAAGATCAAAAATAATTATTTCAAAACAAAAAAAAGGTAAAAAGGGCAAGACGATCACTTTAATTAAAGGTTTAGGAACTGAGGATGAAATTTTATTAAAAGAATTGCTAAAAAAAATTAAAGTTTTTTGTGGAACTGGAGGAATACTAATTGACAGTAATATCCAATTACAGGGGGATATGGTATTGAAATCAATTGAGTTTCTTCGTAAAGAGGGTTTTCATAATTTATGA
- the nuoH gene encoding NADH-quinone oxidoreductase subunit NuoH — MEYGLDLEYSFNEFLKGFGLSSEIAHIIWLPIPMLLVLVAAVVGVLVTVWLERKISAAAQQRIGPEYAGALGVLQPIADGLKLLVKEDIIPAKADGILFTAGPILVLVPVILSWLIVPFGQNLLISNVGIGIFLWIALSSIQPIGLLMSGYASNNKYSLLGGLRAAAQSISYEIPLALSVLAIVLMTNSLSTIDIVNQQSGAGILSWNIWRQPVGFIIFWICALAECERLPFDLPEAEEELVAGYQTEYAGMKFALFYLGSYINLILSALLVSILYLGGWGFPIPVELIAKFLNLPINAPLIQVFTASIGIVMTVLKAYLLVFIAILLRWTTPRVRIDQLLDLGWKFLLPISLANLLITAGLKLAFPQFFGG, encoded by the coding sequence TTGGAATACGGATTAGATCTCGAATATAGTTTTAATGAATTCTTAAAAGGTTTTGGCCTTTCCAGTGAAATCGCTCATATAATTTGGCTCCCTATACCTATGCTTTTGGTTTTGGTAGCGGCAGTTGTTGGCGTTTTAGTAACAGTTTGGCTTGAAAGAAAAATATCTGCTGCTGCTCAACAAAGAATAGGGCCCGAATATGCAGGAGCGCTTGGCGTACTCCAACCAATTGCAGATGGTCTTAAGTTGCTTGTCAAAGAGGATATTATTCCTGCTAAAGCAGATGGAATTCTCTTCACTGCAGGACCTATATTAGTTCTTGTACCAGTGATTCTCTCATGGCTAATTGTTCCTTTTGGACAAAATCTTTTAATAAGTAACGTTGGTATTGGAATTTTCCTATGGATCGCTTTAAGCAGTATCCAGCCAATTGGGCTTCTTATGAGCGGATATGCATCAAATAATAAGTATTCATTATTAGGAGGTTTAAGAGCAGCGGCTCAATCAATAAGTTATGAAATACCCTTAGCTTTATCTGTATTGGCTATCGTACTAATGACAAATTCTCTAAGTACTATTGACATTGTCAATCAGCAAAGTGGTGCTGGAATACTAAGCTGGAATATATGGAGACAACCAGTTGGTTTCATAATCTTTTGGATTTGTGCACTAGCAGAATGTGAGAGACTTCCATTTGACTTACCTGAAGCTGAAGAAGAATTAGTTGCAGGATATCAAACTGAATATGCTGGAATGAAATTCGCATTGTTCTACCTTGGTAGTTACATTAATTTAATTCTTTCAGCATTATTGGTATCAATACTTTATTTAGGAGGATGGGGTTTTCCTATTCCAGTTGAATTAATAGCTAAGTTTCTTAATTTGCCAATCAATGCTCCCTTAATTCAGGTCTTCACTGCATCAATAGGCATCGTAATGACTGTTTTAAAAGCATATCTTTTAGTTTTCATTGCAATATTATTACGTTGGACAACTCCAAGGGTAAGAATAGATCAACTTTTAGATCTAGGATGGAAGTTTCTCCTTCCAATTTCTCTTGCTAATCTTTTGATAACTGCAGGATTAAAACTTGCTTTTCCTCAGTTCTTTGGTGGTTAA
- the purE gene encoding 5-(carboxyamino)imidazole ribonucleotide mutase, whose amino-acid sequence MSELNSKDIYKIAVVMGSDSDLKTLKPAVDILKEFGIKTEVCILSAHRTPIEMMEYAKNAESENIKVIIAGAGGAAHLPGMLASITCIPVIGVPVESKTLKGIDSLLSIVQMPAGIPVATVAINGGQNAGLLAIEIISLFDESIKKNLKEFRENLHKQVRTKNSKLSTIGAENYLQNK is encoded by the coding sequence TTGTCAGAATTAAATTCTAAAGACATTTATAAAATTGCTGTCGTAATGGGTAGTGATTCAGATCTAAAAACATTGAAACCTGCCGTTGATATTTTAAAAGAATTTGGAATAAAAACTGAAGTTTGTATACTTTCTGCCCATCGAACACCTATTGAAATGATGGAATATGCAAAAAATGCAGAATCAGAAAACATAAAAGTTATAATTGCTGGTGCTGGTGGTGCTGCTCATCTTCCAGGAATGCTGGCATCCATAACTTGCATTCCTGTAATTGGAGTACCAGTAGAGAGTAAGACACTTAAGGGTATTGACTCCCTTTTATCAATAGTTCAAATGCCAGCTGGAATTCCAGTCGCAACAGTTGCAATTAATGGAGGACAAAATGCTGGATTATTGGCAATAGAGATTATCAGCTTATTTGATGAATCCATAAAGAAAAATTTAAAAGAATTCAGAGAAAATCTTCATAAACAGGTAAGGACTAAAAATAGTAAGTTATCAACTATCGGAGCTGAAAATTATCTTCAAAATAAATGA
- a CDS encoding response regulator transcription factor produces MDEINQINNELVRKSRILLVDDEPGLRTAVKTFLEDEGFEIFIAVDGEDGWEKAQSVFPDLIISDVMMPRANGYALLEKIREDEKLGGTPVIFLTAKGMTLDRTEGYLAGVDDYISKPFDPDELAARVKNVINRQERLLKEAARFADIDVGKMAKQITEIKSMLTDQNQTNPENKINLPSFTPREASVLQLVAEGLMNKEIARQLETSIRNVEKYVSRLFIKTGTSSRTELVRYALENHLVK; encoded by the coding sequence ATGGATGAAATTAATCAAATAAATAATGAACTGGTAAGAAAATCAAGAATTTTATTAGTTGATGATGAGCCTGGTTTAAGAACAGCTGTTAAAACATTTCTAGAAGATGAAGGCTTTGAAATATTTATTGCAGTTGATGGAGAGGATGGTTGGGAAAAAGCTCAATCAGTTTTCCCTGATTTGATAATTAGCGATGTTATGATGCCCCGAGCCAACGGTTATGCTTTATTAGAAAAAATTAGAGAGGATGAAAAATTAGGAGGAACTCCAGTTATTTTTCTAACTGCAAAAGGAATGACCCTAGACAGAACCGAAGGTTATCTTGCAGGAGTTGATGATTATATTTCCAAACCTTTTGACCCTGATGAATTAGCTGCAAGAGTTAAAAATGTAATCAACAGACAAGAACGTTTACTAAAAGAAGCGGCACGATTCGCAGATATTGATGTAGGAAAAATGGCGAAACAAATTACTGAAATAAAATCTATGCTCACAGATCAAAACCAGACAAATCCAGAAAATAAAATAAATCTTCCTAGTTTTACTCCAAGAGAAGCAAGTGTACTTCAACTAGTAGCAGAAGGACTGATGAATAAAGAAATTGCAAGACAGCTTGAAACATCTATTAGAAATGTTGAGAAATATGTAAGTAGACTTTTTATCAAGACAGGTACATCTAGCCGAACTGAATTAGTTCGTTATGCACTTGAAAATCATTTAGTAAAATAG
- a CDS encoding citrate synthase, with the protein MDKNKIILKPGLEGVPVTNSSICDIDGNKGKLLYRGYSIEELSKKSSFLETAYLLIWGELPTAIQLRDFEQEVQMHRRLSFRVRDMMKCFPATGHPMDALQSSAASLGLFYSRRAIDDPNYIYNAVIRLIAKIPTMIAAFQLIRKGQDPIQPRDDLTYSSNFLYMLTEKEQDPIAAKVFDRCLILHAEHSLNASTFSARVTASTLTDPYAVIASAVGTLAGPLHGGANEDVIAMLEEIKTPENAGSFLDNAIKNKSKIMGFGHREYKVKDPRAIILQKLAEELFIRFGADEMYEVAKSLETEAIPRLGPKGIFPNVDFYSGLVYRKLGIPRDLFTPIFAISRVAGWLAHWREQLGANRIFRPSQIYTGSKPRDWISLENRE; encoded by the coding sequence TTGGATAAAAACAAAATAATTTTAAAACCAGGATTAGAAGGTGTCCCAGTTACTAATTCATCAATCTGTGATATTGACGGCAATAAAGGTAAATTATTGTACAGAGGTTACTCCATTGAGGAACTATCTAAAAAAAGCAGTTTTTTAGAAACTGCTTATTTATTAATTTGGGGTGAATTGCCCACAGCTATTCAACTTAGAGATTTTGAACAAGAAGTTCAGATGCATCGAAGGTTAAGTTTTAGAGTCAGAGATATGATGAAATGTTTCCCTGCAACAGGTCATCCAATGGATGCTCTTCAATCTAGCGCGGCTTCTTTGGGGCTCTTTTATTCACGAAGAGCAATAGATGATCCTAATTACATCTACAACGCAGTTATAAGACTAATAGCAAAAATACCCACAATGATTGCTGCGTTTCAGCTTATTCGAAAAGGACAAGATCCAATTCAACCTAGAGATGATTTAACTTACTCATCAAATTTTCTTTACATGCTGACTGAAAAAGAACAAGATCCTATAGCTGCAAAAGTTTTTGATAGGTGTTTAATCTTACATGCCGAACATAGTTTAAACGCAAGTACATTTAGCGCAAGAGTGACTGCAAGTACTCTTACAGACCCTTATGCTGTCATCGCCTCTGCTGTAGGAACCCTGGCAGGCCCACTGCATGGAGGAGCAAATGAGGATGTAATTGCAATGTTAGAAGAGATTAAAACCCCAGAAAATGCAGGGTCTTTTTTAGATAATGCAATAAAAAATAAAAGTAAGATAATGGGCTTCGGTCACAGAGAATATAAAGTTAAAGATCCAAGAGCAATAATTCTTCAAAAACTGGCAGAAGAGCTTTTTATTAGATTTGGAGCAGATGAAATGTATGAAGTCGCCAAATCACTTGAGACAGAGGCAATACCAAGACTTGGACCTAAGGGTATATTCCCTAACGTGGACTTTTATTCTGGTCTTGTTTATAGAAAACTTGGTATTCCTCGTGATTTATTTACTCCAATTTTTGCCATATCTAGAGTGGCTGGTTGGTTAGCTCATTGGAGAGAGCAACTTGGAGCAAATAGAATTTTCAGACCATCGCAAATCTACACAGGTTCAAAACCAAGAGATTGGATCAGCCTAGAAAATAGAGAATAA
- the cysC gene encoding adenylyl-sulfate kinase, whose translation MKEQDQTKSTNIKWHNLTINREKLEKMRGHKGMVIWFTGLSGSGKSTLANALNEVLHLDGFSTYVLDGDNIRHGLCKDLGFSDEDREENIRRIGEVANLFMNAGIITITAFVSPFISDRDKVRKIIGSKDFIEVYCAADIKVCENRDTKGLYKKARLGEIKDFTGISSPYEAPHNPEIVVDTGSLDLKDSVEKVIHFLKEENFLKKS comes from the coding sequence ATGAAAGAACAAGATCAAACAAAGTCAACCAATATAAAGTGGCACAATTTAACTATCAATAGAGAAAAGTTAGAGAAAATGAGAGGTCATAAAGGAATGGTTATCTGGTTTACAGGTTTATCTGGCTCTGGTAAAAGTACTTTGGCAAACGCTTTAAATGAAGTTTTACACTTAGATGGGTTTTCGACTTACGTGTTGGATGGAGATAATATTAGACACGGTTTATGTAAAGATCTTGGGTTTTCGGATGAAGATAGAGAAGAAAATATAAGAAGAATTGGAGAAGTTGCGAATTTATTTATGAATGCTGGGATAATAACTATTACAGCATTTGTTTCACCATTTATTAGCGATAGAGATAAGGTGAGAAAAATTATTGGATCTAAGGATTTTATTGAAGTTTATTGTGCTGCAGATATTAAAGTTTGTGAAAATCGCGATACTAAAGGTCTTTATAAGAAAGCTCGTCTGGGTGAAATAAAGGATTTTACAGGTATTTCTAGTCCATATGAAGCTCCACATAATCCAGAAATTGTGGTTGATACAGGCTCGTTAGATTTAAAGGATTCAGTTGAAAAAGTTATTCACTTTCTTAAAGAAGAAAACTTCCTTAAAAAGAGCTAA